CGGAAGAAGTGCGTGAGATCACGGTAGGAGCGCGCCGACCCGCCCCGTCGACGACTCGCCAGAAGTTGGTCCGCAATGACCACCCCACCTAGTCACGGCGGACCGAGGACCCCCGACGTTCGACGGGGTCGGGGCGTTCTCAGCGGGGGAGGACGCCGTCCAGCGCCGCCAGCAGCCGGTCGACGTCCTCGGCGTCGTTGTAGGGGGCCAGCCCCACCCGGAGGGCGCCGGTCGCTCCGAGCCCCAGCCGCTGGCAGGGCTCCCAGGCGTAGCAGTGACCTGAGGAGATGCTCACCTGCCGCTCGCCGAGGGCCGCGTGGACCTCCGCCGGCTCCACCCCGGCGATCGAGAAGTAGAGCGTCGAGGTCCGCCGCGGAGCCCGCGACCAGACGGTGACGCCGGGTCGGCCGAGGAGCCAGTCCTCGATCCGGCGGCGCAGCCCGTCCTCGTGCTGCTCGATGGCGTCGTACGCCGACACGAGGCGGTCGCGCCGGGGGCCGTCGCTCTCGCCCAGCGAGGCGAGGACGTCCACCGCCGCCGTCGTGCCGGCCATCAGCTCGTAGGGCAACGTGCCCAGCTCGAACCGCTCCGGCACCTCGTCGGTGGAGGGGACGAGCTTGTCGGGGTGGAGCTCCTCCAGCAGGTCGGGGTCGGCCGCGAGGACCCCGCAGTGCGGACCGCCGAACTTGTAGGGGGAGCAGGCGTAGAGGTCGGCACCCAGGCCGGCCAGGTCGGGCACCTCGTGGGCGGCGTGGTGGACGCCGTCGACGAAGACCAGCGCCCCGGCCTCGTGGGCCAGGTCGGCCAGGGCCCGGACGTCGGGGCGCGTGCCGAGGACGTTGGAGGCCCCGGGGAGCGCCACGAGCCGGGTCCGGTCGCCCAGGACCGCCTCCAGGTGCTCAGGACGCAGCTCCATCGTCTCGGTGTCGAAGTCGGCCCAGCGCACCACGGCCCCGACGCGCTCGGCGGCCTGCACCCACGGGCGGATGTTGGCGTCGTGGTCGAGCCGGGTGACGACCACCTCCTCGCCGGGTGACCACGACCCGGCGAGCGTGCGGGCGAGGTCGTAGGTGAGTGCCGTCATGCTCCGTCCGAAGACGATGCCCCGCGGGTCCGCCGCCAGCAGGTCGGCGAGCGCCTCGCGGCACGCCACGACCACCTCGCCGGCCGCTCGCTGGGGTCGTGAGTGCGGGCTGCGGTTCGACAACGGCCCGCCGAGGGCCGAGCTCACGGCGTCGATGACGGGCTGGGGCACCTGCGTGCCTCCAGGGTTGTCGAGGAAGACCTCACCACTGGCGAGGGCCGGGTAGAGGGAGCGCACCTTCGCCACGTCGTAGGCCATGGCACGTTCCTAGCAGGCCGGTCCTCGGCACACCCGGGTGTGGTCCGGGTGTGCCGAGGGTCTGCGACGTCAGCGACGCCGCATCAGACCACGGAGCAGGGTGCGCGCGCCGCGCTCGACGTCCCGGTTGGCTGAGCCGCCGGCGGCGGGACGCCCCGTCGCCGGACCGGTCGTGGTGCCGCCGACGGGTCGCCGGCGACCGCCCCCGGCGAGACGTCCGAGGATCCCTCTGAGCATGGTGTCCTCCGTCCTGTCGCCGTCGGCAGCCGGGTGGCCGACGAGAACGACGACGACGTCTCGAGCCCATCACGAGGTGCGGGGCGGTGGCTCCCCCGCAGGGGTGGAACCCGCCCTCCGTCCTGGTCGCGGGAGGTCGCCGCCCGTGGAAGGATCGTGGTGTGGCCACCGTCCCCGCCGCGGAGCAGCGGCTCCGTGACCTCGCCCTGCTGCGGCGGGTGCGCGACCGGATGGACCGCGACTACGCGCAGCCGCTCGACGTCGAGGCCTTGGCCCGGGGCGTCAACATGTCGGCGGGCCACCTCAGCCGCCGCTTCCGGCAGGTCTACGGCGAGTCGCCCTACAGCTACCTGATGACCCGTCGCGTGGAGCGGGCGATGGCACTGCTGCGCCGCGGTGACCTCAGCGTCACCGAGGTCTGCTTCACCGTGGGGTTCTCCTCGCTCGGGACCTTCAGCAGCCGGTTCAGCGAGCTCGTCGGGACCTCCCCGAGCAGGTACCGGGAGCAAGCGGCGCCGACCGGGCCGGAGATGCCCTCGTGCCATGCCCGACAGGTCACCCGACCGATCAGGAATCGAGAAGCACGGCCGCACGGACCATCACTAGCGTGACGCCCATGGACATCACCATCCACTACGCCTTCCTCCCGCACACCGACCCTGACGCCTCCCTCGCCTTCTACCGCGACACCCTCGGCTTCGAGGTGCGCAACGACGTCGGCTACGAGGGCATGCGGTGGATCACCGTCGGCCCTGCCGGACAGCCGGGGACGAGCATCGTGCTGCACCCGCCCGCCACCGACCCCGGCATCACCGAGGAGGAGCGGCGCACGGTCCTCGAGCTGATCGCGAAGGGCAGCTACACCGCCATCGCCTTCGCCACGCCCGACCTCGACGAGGTCTACGGCAAGCTGGAGGCCAGCGGCGCGGAGGTGCTCCAGGAGCCGACCGACCAGCCGTACGGCGTACGGGACTGCGCGTTGCGCGACCCCGCCGGCAACCTGATCCGCATCAACGAGGTGGCGTGAGCGGCCCGACGCGATGAGTCCGGGCCGAAGGTCCGCACGCCCGCGCCGACGACGCCCACGACGCCACACGACCGAGGAGCCACATGAGCAAGGGCCAGCAGCACCCGGCCGACCGCCACGACCTGATCCGGGTCCAGGGGGCCCGGGAGAACAACCTCCGCGACGTCAGCGTCGAGCTGCCGAAGCGGCGGCTCACGGTCTTCACCGGGGTGTCGGGGTCGGGCAAGAGCTCCCTGGTGTTCGCCACCATCGCGGCCGAGTCGCAGCGGATGATCAACGAGACCTACAGCGCCTTCGTGCAGGGCTTCATGCCCACGCTGGCGCGGCCCGATGTCGACCTCCTCGACGGCATCACCACCGCGATCATCGTCGACCAGGAGCGGATGGGCGCCAACCCGCGCTCGACGGTCGGCACCGCCACCGACGCCAACGCGATGCTGCGGATCCTCTTCAGCCGGCTGGGCGAGCCGCACGTCGGGCCGCCGACGGCGTTCTCGTTCAACGTGCCGACCCGTCGCGCGGGCGGCGTGATGAGCACCGAGAAGGGCGGCCGGGTCGAGAAGAAGGTCGTCAAGGACGCCGTCTACCTCGGCGGGATGTGCCCGCGGTGCGAGGGGATGGGCAACGTCTCCGACTTCGACCTCACTGCGCTCTACGACGAGTCCAAGTCGCTCGCCGAGGGTGCGCTGACCGTGCCCGGCTACAGCATGGACGGCTGGTACGGGCGGATCTTCAGCGGCGCCGGCCTGCCCATGGACAAGCCGATCGGGAAGTACACGAAGCAGGAGCTCGACAAGCTGCTCCACGGTGAGCCGCAGAAGATCAAGGTCGAGGGGGTCAACCTCACCTACGAGGGCATCATCCCCAAGATCCAGAAGTCGATGCTCTCCAAGGACGTGGAGGCCATGCAGCCCCACGTCCGGCGGTTCGTGGAGCGGGCCATCACCTTCACCACCTGCCCCGACTGCGAGGGCACCCGCCTCACCCGGGAGGCGCTGTCGTCGCGGGTGAACGGCAAGAACATCGCCGAGCTGTGCCAGATGCAGATCAGCGACCTCGCCGACTGGGTGCGCGACCTCGACGAGCCGACGGTCAAGCCGCTGCTCGGCGGGATCCAGCACCTGCTCGACTCCTTCGTCGAGATCGGCCTCGGCTACCTCTCGCTCGACCGGCCCGCGGGCACGCTGTCCGGGGGAGAGGCACAGCGGACCAAGATGATCCGCCACCTCGGCTCGTCGCTCACCGACGTCACCTACGTCTTCGACGAGCCGACGATCGGGCTGCACCCCCACGACATCCAACGCACCAACGAGCTGCTGGTCCAGCTGCGCGACAAGGGCAACACGGTGCTGGTCGTCGAGCACAAACCCGAGACGATCGCCATCGCCGACCACGTCGTCGACCTCGGACCGGGCGCGGGCTCCGAGGGCGGCACGGTCTGCTTCGAGGGCACCGTCGAGGGTCTCCGCGCCAGCGACACCACGACCGGCCGGCACCTCGACGACCGGGCGGCCCTCAAGGAGACCGTGCGGTCGGCCACCGGCGCGCTCGAGGTGCGTGGGGCCGACACCCACAACCTGCAGGGGGTCGACGTCGACGTCCCGCTCGGCGTGCTGTGCGTGGTCACCGGGGTCGCCGGGTCCGGCAAGAGCTCGCTGATCCACGGCTCGGTCGCGGGTCGCGACGGTGTGGTGGTCGTCGACCAGGGGGCGATCAAGGGGTCGCGACGCAGCAACCCGGCGACGTACACCGGGCTGCTGGAGCCGATCCGGAAGGCCTTCGCCAAGGCGAACGGCGTCAAGCCCGCACTGTTCAGCTCCAACTCCGACGGCGCCTGCCCGACCTGCAACGGGGCCGGGGTCATCTACACCGAGCTGGGGATCATGGACACGGTCGAGTCGCCCTGCGAGGAGTGCGAGGGGAGGCGGTTCCAGGCGGCGGTGCTCGAGTACACCTTCGGCGGCAAGGACATCAGCGAGGTGCTGGCGATGTCCGTCGCGGAGGCGGAGTCGTTCTTCGGCGAGGGTGACGCCCGGACGCCGGCGGCCCACAAGATCCTCGGGCGGCTGCACGACGTCGGGCTCGGTTATGTCAAGCTCGGTCAGCCGCTGACGACCCTCTCGGGCGGGGAGCGGCAGCGGCTCAAGCTGGCCGTGCAGATGGCCGACAAGGGCGACGTCTACGTCCTCGACGAGCCCACGACCGGCCTGCACCTGGCCGACGTCGAACAGCTGCTCAACCTGCTGGACCGGCTGGTCGACAGCGGGAAGTCGGTGATCGTCATCGAGCACCACCAGGCCGTGATGGCGCACGCTGACTGGATCATCGACCTCGGTCCGGGCGCCGGGCACGACGGCGGCCGGGTGGTCTTCGAGGGCACCCCGGCCGCGATCGTGGCCGACCGCACGACGCTCACCGGGGAGCACCTCGCGGCCTACGTCGGCTGAGGTGGCTCCGGCCCGGGTGGCGGTGGCGGTGGCGGTGGCGGTGGCGTGATGGTCACGGTCGCCGGGCGGCCCACCCGGACCGGTCCGGAGCGGACCACCTCGACGGTGAAGGTCTCCTCGGTCTCCTCGAGGGCGTCCGGGAGCAGCCTCACGTCCAGCCGGAGCACCGTCTCGCCGGGTTGCAGGACCGTCCGGACCCGCCTCGCGACGTAGTCGTCGCCGTCGGCCGTGCCGTGCCTGGTCCTCACCGTGAGCGGGATGGCCTTGCCGCTGGCCCGGGAGAGGCGCAGCTCCACCGTGGCCGTCGTCGGACCGGTGACCGGTTCGAGCACCGAGAGGTCCTCGCCCCGGATGACCGGTGGCCGGTCGACGTCGACGATGCGCACGGAGCGCTCGCGGCGGCCCAGCCGGACGCCGCGGGCGCCGCCCAGGACCACGCGGAACCGCTCGGTGTGCTCGTCGAGACCGTCCCGGCGCACGGGGATCCGGACCCGGGTGGCGAGCCTGCCGGCGGGGATCACGACCCGACGGGCGACGCGCGCCACGTCGCGCCCGATCCGGGCCGTGGAACCGCGCGTCCGCACCACCACGCTGGTGGCGCGTCCCGGCGGCCCGCTCAGCCGCACCGTGGCCACCGCGGCGCCACCCTCACGGACGCGGTCGGAGACCGAGAGGGACGCCGTCGGGGTGTGGAACCCCGGTCGGCCACGTTCGTCGAGGGCCGTGAAGCAGTAGCCGCGGGCGCGAGCGCCGCGGATCACCCGCGGGACTGCGGCGACCGAGGTGGGCGAGTGGCCGACCCCGTCGTGCTGCAGGACGATGTTCTGGGCGTTGGGCCGCAGCCCGGCGAGGATGCGGTTGGCGATCTGCGCCGCGGTGCCGCCGGCCCAGTCACGGGAGTCGACGGTCCAGAGCACCGGCACGTAGCCGGAGGCGTGGATGGCACGCAGGGCGGTGTCGTCGAGGGCGCCGTACGGCGGACGCATCAACCGGGT
The genomic region above belongs to Nocardioides coralli and contains:
- a CDS encoding cysteine desulfurase-like protein; this encodes MAYDVAKVRSLYPALASGEVFLDNPGGTQVPQPVIDAVSSALGGPLSNRSPHSRPQRAAGEVVVACREALADLLAADPRGIVFGRSMTALTYDLARTLAGSWSPGEEVVVTRLDHDANIRPWVQAAERVGAVVRWADFDTETMELRPEHLEAVLGDRTRLVALPGASNVLGTRPDVRALADLAHEAGALVFVDGVHHAAHEVPDLAGLGADLYACSPYKFGGPHCGVLAADPDLLEELHPDKLVPSTDEVPERFELGTLPYELMAGTTAAVDVLASLGESDGPRRDRLVSAYDAIEQHEDGLRRRIEDWLLGRPGVTVWSRAPRRTSTLYFSIAGVEPAEVHAALGERQVSISSGHCYAWEPCQRLGLGATGALRVGLAPYNDAEDVDRLLAALDGVLPR
- a CDS encoding helix-turn-helix transcriptional regulator, which produces MATVPAAEQRLRDLALLRRVRDRMDRDYAQPLDVEALARGVNMSAGHLSRRFRQVYGESPYSYLMTRRVERAMALLRRGDLSVTEVCFTVGFSSLGTFSSRFSELVGTSPSRYREQAAPTGPEMPSCHARQVTRPIRNREARPHGPSLA
- a CDS encoding VOC family protein, producing the protein MDITIHYAFLPHTDPDASLAFYRDTLGFEVRNDVGYEGMRWITVGPAGQPGTSIVLHPPATDPGITEEERRTVLELIAKGSYTAIAFATPDLDEVYGKLEASGAEVLQEPTDQPYGVRDCALRDPAGNLIRINEVA
- a CDS encoding ATP-binding cassette domain-containing protein; translated protein: MSKGQQHPADRHDLIRVQGARENNLRDVSVELPKRRLTVFTGVSGSGKSSLVFATIAAESQRMINETYSAFVQGFMPTLARPDVDLLDGITTAIIVDQERMGANPRSTVGTATDANAMLRILFSRLGEPHVGPPTAFSFNVPTRRAGGVMSTEKGGRVEKKVVKDAVYLGGMCPRCEGMGNVSDFDLTALYDESKSLAEGALTVPGYSMDGWYGRIFSGAGLPMDKPIGKYTKQELDKLLHGEPQKIKVEGVNLTYEGIIPKIQKSMLSKDVEAMQPHVRRFVERAITFTTCPDCEGTRLTREALSSRVNGKNIAELCQMQISDLADWVRDLDEPTVKPLLGGIQHLLDSFVEIGLGYLSLDRPAGTLSGGEAQRTKMIRHLGSSLTDVTYVFDEPTIGLHPHDIQRTNELLVQLRDKGNTVLVVEHKPETIAIADHVVDLGPGAGSEGGTVCFEGTVEGLRASDTTTGRHLDDRAALKETVRSATGALEVRGADTHNLQGVDVDVPLGVLCVVTGVAGSGKSSLIHGSVAGRDGVVVVDQGAIKGSRRSNPATYTGLLEPIRKAFAKANGVKPALFSSNSDGACPTCNGAGVIYTELGIMDTVESPCEECEGRRFQAAVLEYTFGGKDISEVLAMSVAEAESFFGEGDARTPAAHKILGRLHDVGLGYVKLGQPLTTLSGGERQRLKLAVQMADKGDVYVLDEPTTGLHLADVEQLLNLLDRLVDSGKSVIVIEHHQAVMAHADWIIDLGPGAGHDGGRVVFEGTPAAIVADRTTLTGEHLAAYVG
- a CDS encoding polysaccharide deacetylase family protein — translated: MPAVGMVAAGLAVIGGPAAAEQQERAAGCRSGYVALTFDDGPAGPTDRLVRILRRAGVPATFFMVGQRVAAAPATARRVERAGFLVANHTWAHADMRTQSAAEVAQTLRATQRALRRAGTHPTRLMRPPYGALDDTALRAIHASGYVPVLWTVDSRDWAGGTAAQIANRILAGLRPNAQNIVLQHDGVGHSPTSVAAVPRVIRGARARGYCFTALDERGRPGFHTPTASLSVSDRVREGGAAVATVRLSGPPGRATSVVVRTRGSTARIGRDVARVARRVVIPAGRLATRVRIPVRRDGLDEHTERFRVVLGGARGVRLGRRERSVRIVDVDRPPVIRGEDLSVLEPVTGPTTATVELRLSRASGKAIPLTVRTRHGTADGDDYVARRVRTVLQPGETVLRLDVRLLPDALEETEETFTVEVVRSGPVRVGRPATVTITPPPPPPPPPPGPEPPQPT